A genome region from Marasmius oreades isolate 03SP1 chromosome 5, whole genome shotgun sequence includes the following:
- the NOP2 gene encoding rRNA (cytosine-C5-)-methyltransferase nop2, translating to MGHRAKNKQSAPKPLEGMPKPSAKKLGKRKAEVIDDKPSGRPTKRTKDQQIKSNVHSVNVKNDKTKQKKPKTDADAWEDIKDDIDIKAQTRSLFHGSDMDEEETFTGNLNDIEVDEDELLRGEVEEFDFDSDEVELPPQQFSSRIKKSKQAERPLKIIPNASDNSDSDEDSDDDPVTMANMETKSRALEARAAKEAQLDLDEIQAAAEMEDGDDFDMEDVEDDDENGEADGETFNLPTAEEREAERNAGGPDVHVVQRRMRECTRVLQKFKKRAEKGRSRAEYTSQLISDIASYYGYNEFLAEKLFLLFPVAEAIEFFEANEVPRPVTIRTNTLRTRRRDLAQVLINRGVNLEPIGKWTNVGLQVFESSVPIGATPEYLAGHYMLQAASSFLPVIALSPQPGERVLDMASAPGGKTTHIAALLQNTGVVFANDANKARTKSLSANVHRLGCKNVVVCSYDGREFPKVMGGFDRVLLDAPCSGTGVISKDSSVKVNKSERDFTLLAHLQKQLILCALDSVKPESKSGSYVVYSTCSVTVDENEAVVDYALRKRPNVHLVDTGIGFGVEGYTSYRGKVYDKSVKLTRRFYPHVHNMDGFFVAKFKVEKRSKKMLSGDKEQDNVGEETVTADRVDGDGEKVTFDDEEDKPYIEESKRRYLKSKGLRVPPRTAAVVKA from the exons ATGGGACATCGTGCAAAAAACAAGCAGTCTGCCCCTAAACCACTCGAAGGAATGCCAAAGCCTTCAGCAAAAAAACTTGGCAAACGGAAGGCTGAAGTTATCGACGATAAGCCCTCTGGCAGGCCAACGAAGAGAACAAAAGACCAGCAAATCAAGTCCAACGTTCACTCGGTCAATGTAAAGAACGACAAGACGAAACAAAAGAAACCGAAAACAGATGCAGACGCTTGGGAAGACATTAAAGATGACATAGACATCAAAGCACAAACGAG GTCTTTATTCCATGGTAGCGATAtggacgaagaggaaacCTTCACAGGTAATTTGAATGATATCGAAGTCGACGA GGACGAACTACTCCGaggtgaagtcgaagaaTTTGACTTTGACTCAGATGAAGTTGAACTGCCTCCACAACAATTCTCCTCAAGAATCAAAAAATCAAAACAAGCTGAACGTCCTCTGAAGATCATACCGAACGCCTCCGACAACTCTGATTCTGATGAGGACTCGGACGATGATCCGGTAACAATGGCGAATATGGAAACCAAGTCGAGAGCGTTAGAAGCTAGAGCTGCTAAAGAAGCCCAGCTTGATCTGGACGAAATTCAGGCTGCTGCCGAGATGGAAGACGGAGACGATTTCGATATGGAGGatgtagaggatgatgacgaAAATGGTGAAGCAGACGGAGAAACATTCAATCTACCTACTGCTGAGGAGAGGGAGGCGGAGAGAAACGCTGGTGGACCCGACGTCCACGTCGTTCAACGCCGTATGCGAGAGTGTACACGGGTATTGCAGAAATTCAAAAAGCGGGCGGAAAAGGGAAG ATCGCGTGCAGAATACACATCTCAGCTCATATCGGACATTGCAAGCTACTACGGATATAACGAGTTTCTTGCTGAgaagctcttcctcctcttccctgTTGCTGAG GCAATCGAGTTCTTCGAGGCCAACGAAGTTCCCCGTCCTGTCACGATCCGGACCAACACTCTTCGGACCCGGCGGCGAGATTTAGCTCAAGTACTGATCAATCGTGGCGTAAACTTAGAGCCTATAGGTAAATGGACCAACGTCGGATTGCAGGTCTTCGAAAGTAGCGTTCCTATAG GTGCAACTCCTGAGTATCTCGCCGGTCATTACATGCTTCAAGCcgcttcttccttcctccctgTTATCGCTCTGTCACCGCAACCCGGTGAAAGGGTCCTCGATATGGCTTCGGCCCCAGGCGGCAAAACAACCCATATCGCTGCCTTACTGCAGAATACCGGCGTTGTTTTCGCTAATGACGCGAACAAGGCTCGTACGAAGAGCTTGAGTGCCAATGTCCACCGATTAGGCTGCAAGAACGTTGTCGTTTGCTCCTACGATGGACGTGAATTCCCGAAAGTAATGGGGGGATTCGATCGTGTGCTGTTGGATGCGCCATGCAGTGGAACAGGTGTGATTAGCAAGGATTCGAGTGTCAAAGTAAACAAG TCCGAGCGCGACTTCACCCTACTCGCACACCTCCAGAAACAACTCATCTTGTGTGCTCTGGATAGCGTGAAACCGGAGTCCAAAAGCGGATCTTACGTTGTTTACTCGACATGTTCTGTCACCGTAGACGAAAACGAAGCGGTTGTCGATTACGCCTTGCGCAAGAGACCCAATGTCCATCTTGTCGATACCGGAATCGGATTCGGAGTTGAAGGGTACACATCGTATCGAGGCAAGGTTTATGATAAGAGTGTTAAGTTGACGAGGAGGTTCTATCCTCATGTACACAACATGGACGGATTTTTTGTTGCAAAATTCAAGGTGGAGAAAAGGAGTAAAAAGATGTTGTCAGGTGATAAGGAACAAGACAATGTTGGTGAAGAAACGGTGACTGCCGATAGAGTGGACGGAGATGGGGAGAAAGTGACATttgatgacgaggaagacAAGCCATACATCGAAG AATCTAAGCGTCGTTATCTAAAGAGCAAGGGCCTCAGGGTACCACCACGGACTGCGGCGGTTGTGAAGGCCTAG